From Xylocopa sonorina isolate GNS202 chromosome 2, iyXylSono1_principal, whole genome shotgun sequence, a single genomic window includes:
- the Gw gene encoding trinucleotide repeat containing adaptor protein gawky isoform X2, which yields MFPHNSSSHEISTETNAFVQNSMENVVVLGKNSPKGVGKGRESENDRYCDIEFINNNMMVKPISHLENTAANDFLTVLSNQTGKFILTSRSSTCQSVASSTTKHPIKNNLLTYDNKKNNINNNNNNINSNNNSNNNNNINNNNNNNPKLNGRSNRAEHNHQDDRKTAVNTTTKRKQPGLSGNNKPGSTGNNSKSISKTLSDNKTSFSVLNIRVLSISVNLRLTGDKCAIDEGVPSLVKIPKSDRPSSGHFSLDSLDNYSLLGSCLHPGKYNNIKSNSSLLSNNNDNYKSVILLSSTSNHYFLRVEMDGGAIAMRLRTRLNPFKFLTNSSFGGLSFRRRFHFESQDHYFRITKMILLNVLIIRTKHSSIEFNFNMPNNLMKYSASEMQNLMILLHAMVLRKLNSKMLTCMRNLTQNMNYVFLLKIFRGMYSELLKKEHLNAWLLIRTSDMLILNLKKKTVEMLSWVINGISDVATITVGALSFQDNVKSNEPSGTYFARYRYSGLHMRLGPEFVKSLSKSTIGDRFRVKGENQDEFALYIPTMTTCKPTMTLTRQSASRIIGVPGSRPNYFEILWPDQMHTPHKFYDSLPNCLMDYHDNSLPEGEGKENALKCFRSFNEQITCRNIDENIRYNVLERINSQTAIYLNGDHYTRTRVFCLCGFEKNYCQNSHESIERNISINTSCSNLLKRTKLKYQADTGVINEKTSEYPCALYQVQKTLYKVHQIIGFNAENIFTQSLMNIKQFTLTSSTFQTAQFIDSESLNVMKMDVVVDVCNCNQCKKCQTTLRLKDEQSSEANPITSASSKESFSKNKSISGLARKQEINNIHGTNRTYLLDYARNLIAATIGSSKDVLQAHKNDLKRVLSLLFGPHCDLDEFNLEYKKRWGIPSILKLAGGGETSLNSGGSTNWGSTQTSATSNNNNNQSGWGGSSGNPSGNSGAPGNWSGNSVNRSVTGNPNANQNQGPPGGQNVPGNVNKVNNPNQQSNQQSGPPTSQSSGTSQGGQNTNQWSQGKSNNPGGSIQNSSLQNNNNSTQQQQQQQQQQQQSNPSSNNNQPNNQTQGSVNSSNTPASNNPSTKQQLEQLNTVREALFSQDGWGCNVNQDTNWDVPNSPEPSMSKDGLPVWKTPVNNGTDLWEANLRNGGQPPPQQQAKTPWGHTPATNIGGTWGEDDEAADSSNMWTGASTSSQANSAAGQWATAAGNQTGMWGGSNWGDPRIDHRDPRDLRSVDPREMRDPRDHRMSLDPREHMRVMDPMARDPRMTDMRGDPRGISGRLNGANADAMWGQPPGPPHHQMGHQHPSGPPAKMLNPSNINQWTAPPPKDIMPGKPSGWEEPSPPTQRRNVPNYDDGTSLWGNPTPNQRTIPGSKVSHWKDLPTPNLGRAAGMQCPPGMPQNRMPGQPGMKPDVSGPMWGHPGAPGGRNGSWAEGPHDAGSWEDPKTPSTWNEAQINPGTWGGPSAHKPKPMGPAGSWGDTDMDSTPGWGHPMKPTLTKEVIWNSREFRYLCDMGFKKEDVELALRNREMNREEALELLSQVRPLDQWRRHEAHSTYDPTNQPATASAYPRFNHVGQQMSFPQLQGTGVPSGNATGSVGGSVASASLLKLQQQQQQTAVPLQQQQSSSNAPQPPFNQASRAPQNPPSAQQLRLLVQQIQLAVQEGYLNHQILNQPLAPQTLILLNQLLQQIKVLQQLHQQHTVQSAVKGNGQSVLQISVQITKTKQQIANLQNQIAVQQATYMKQQQQQQQQQQQQQHPVPPSQSSEYYKNSVHDPMSALQNSFTDLTMNKEPPVSQQQSRLNQWKLPSLDKDGELVSNEFSRAPGTTSKPAATPAGLTRSHSSPNMNPLLGQGDGTWSTRLGESGWPDAGNTDSTDGKDWQPSGAAAGAAAFTDLVPEFEPGKPWKGTQMKSIEDDPSITPGSIVRSPLSLATIKDPDTIFSSSSKTSPPPQQPTNLDTSIPSLSNSTWTFNPPATTPNVFTSSKNTWGESAPPPTAVTSELWGAPMSKVRGPPPGLASKVTGNTSNGWAGFGTVGRSSSWGFQSSTNAAWVSTWLLLKNLTPQIDGSTLKTLCMQHGPVQDFRLYLNHGIALTKYSSRDEAIKAQGALNNCVLGNTTIFAESPADTDVVHSLLQQLSHGGQQQAGTTTGAGWGMRPSNKTGLPPDTWGGSSSQLWGAPPSSNSLWSNAGIDSNDQQRATPSSLNSYLPGDLLGGESM from the exons ATGTTTCCACACAATTCTAGTTCACATGAGATTTCTACAGAAACAAATGCCTTCGTACAAAATTCCATG GAGAATGTAGTAGTATTAGGGAAAAACAGTCCGAAAGGGGTTGGGAAGGGAAGAGAATCAGAGAATGATAGGTACTGTGATATCGAGTTCATAAACAACAACATGATGGTCAAACCTATTAGCCATCTCGAAAATACCGCCGCCAATGACTTTTTAACCGTCCTGTCGAACCAAACtg GCAAGTTTATCTTGACCAGTCGAAGCTCGACCTGCCAGTCAGTGGCGTCGTCAACCACAAAACACCCAATAAAAAATAATCTTCTAACGTacgataataaaaaaaataatattaataataataataacaatattaatagtaataataatagtaataataataataatattaataataataataataataatcctaAATTAAATGGTCGCTCAAATCGAGCGGAACATAATCATCAAGACGATCGAAAAACAGCAGTTAATACAACAACAAAAAGAAAACAACCGGGCTTGTCCGGCAATAACAAACCGGGCAGCACCGGCAATAACTCTAAGTCTATATCTAAGACATTAAGTGATAATAAGACTAGCTTTAGCGTACTAAACATTAGGGTACTAAGTATAAGCGTAAATCTACGATTAACAGGAGATAAGTGTGCAATCGATGAAGGGGTACCTAGCCTAGTTAAGATACCCAAGTCTGATCGCCCCTCATCAGGCCACTTTTCTCTCGACTCTCTTGACAATTACTCCTTACTAGGATCCTGCCTTCATCCGGGTAAATACAATAATATTAAGTCTAATTCTAGCCTCCTAAGTAATAATAACGATAACTACAAGTCTGTGATATTGCTCAGCTCAACCAGTAACCATTATTTCCTCCGCGTTGAAATGGACGGTGGTGCGATTGCAATGAGACTAAGAACCCGTTTGAATCCATTCAAATTCTTGACGAACTCTTCTTTCGGCGGTTTATCGTTCCGAAGACGATTTCATTTCGAATCGCAGGATCACTACTTTAGAATTACGAAGATGATCTTATTAAACGTTCTAATTATTCGAACCAAACATTCTTCGATTGAATTCAATTTTAATATGCCAAATAATTTGATGAAATATTCAGCGTCGGAAATGCAAAATTTGATGATCTTGTTACACGCAATGGTTTTAAGAAAGTTAAACAGTAAAATGTTAACCTGTATGAGAAATCTTACACAAAATATGAACTATGTGTTCCTGTTAAAAATCTTTAGAGGAATGTATTCAGAGCTTCTGAAAAAAGAACATCTAAACGCTTGGTTATTGATAAGAACCTCAGATATGTTAATTCTGAACTTAAAGAAAAAGACGGTGGAGATGTTGTCCTGGGTAATTAATGGTATTAGTGACGTGGCAACAATTACTGTTGGTGCTCTTTCATTTCAGGATAATGTTAAGTCTAACGAGCCTTCGGGCACTTACTTCGCGCGCTATAGGTACTCGGGGTTACATATGCGTCTTGGCCCTGAGTTTGTTAAGTCTCTTTCTAAGTCTACTATAGGGGATAGATTTAGGGTTAAGGGGGAGAACCAAGACGAGTTCGCTCTCTACATTCCTACTATGACTACCTGCAAGCCTACGATGACGCTTACACGCCAATCTGCATCCCGAATAATCGGTGTACCTGGATCTCGGCCGAACTACTTCGAGATATTATGGCCCGACCAAATGCACACTCCTCACAAATTTTATGACAGTTTGCCAAACTGTTTAATGGACTATCACGATAATTCTCTTCCAGAAGGAGAAGGCAAAGAGAATGCTTTGAAATGTTTCCGTTCTTTTAACGAACAAATCACATGCCGAAACATTGATGAAAATATTAGGTATAATGTACTGGAAAGGATCAATTCTCAAACTGCTATCTACTTGAATGGCGATCATTATACTCGAACAAGAGTATTTTGCTTATGCGGTTTTGAGAAAAACTATTGCCAAAATTCGCACGAGTCAATAGAAAGAAATATTTCTATTAATACATCGTGCTCTAATTTACTTAAACGAACGAAGCTGAAGTATCAAGCTGATACTGGTGTAATAAATGAGAAAACTTCAGAATATCCTTGTGCTTTATATCAAGTTCAAAAGACATTATACAAAGTACATCAAATTATCGGATTTAATGCTGAGAACATTTTCACACAAAGTCTGATGAATATCAAGCAATTCACCCTAACCAGTTCGACGTTTCAAACTGCCCAGTTTATTGACAGTGAGAGTTTAAATGTAATGAAGATGGATGTCGTAGTAGACGTATGTAATTGCAATCAGTGTAAAAAATGTCAAACTACTCTTCGTTTAAAGGATGAACAAAGCTCTGAAGCAAATCCCATCACTTCTGCTTCATCAAAAGAAAGTTTCTCCAAGAACAAATCAATTTCTGGTCTCGCAAGAAAACAAGAAATTAACAATATACATGGCACGAATCGAACTTATCTGCTAGATTATGCAAGGAACCTCATAGCAGCGACTATTGGAAGCTCTAAAGATGTCTTACAGGCTCACAAGAATGATCTTAAACGCGTGTTATCGCTCCTCTTTGGACCACATTGTGATCTTGATGAGTTCAATTTGGAGTATAAAAAAAGGTGGGGAATTCCTAGTATTCTTAAATTGGCCGGCGGAGGTGAAACTTCATTGAACAGTGGTGGATCTACAAATTGGGGCTCTACGCAAACGAGCGCAACAAGTAATAACAACAATAATCAATCAGGATGGGGAGGAAGCTCGGGAAATCCTTCTGGAAATAGTGGAGCACCTGGAAATTGGTCTGGAAACAGTGTAAATAGGTCCGTTACTGGTAATCCAAATGCAAATCAAAATCAAGGACCTCCTGGTGGGCAAAATGTTCCAG GTAATGTGAACAAGGTGAACAATCCAAATCAACAATCAAATCAACAATCTGGTCCACCAACTTCCCAATCAAGTGGAACAAGTCAAGGTGGTCAAAACACTAACCAGTGGTCACAAGGGAAGTCTAATAATCCTGGAGGATCCATCCAGAATtcttctcttcaaaataataataattcaacccaacaacaacaacaacagcagcagcaacagcaacagtcaAACCCCAGTAGCAATAACAATCAACCGAATAATCAGACTCAGGGATCTGTTAACAGTAGTAATACACCAGCGAGCAATAACCCTTCAACAAAACAACAATTAGAGCAGTTGAATACAGTGAGGGAAGCACTTTTTAGTCAGGATGGTTGGGGATGT AATGTGAATCAGGACACAAACTGGGATGTCCCAAATTCTCCAGAACCTAGTATGTCCAAAGATGGACTTCCAGTGTGGAAAACACCAGTAAACAATGGTACCGATTTGTGGGAAGCCAATCTCAGAAATGGTGGTCAACCTCCACCTCAACAACAAGCTAAAACACCTTGGGGTCATACCCCAGCAACAAACATTGGTGGAACCTGGGGTGAAGATGATGAGGCAGCTGATTCATCAAATATGTGGACTGGTGCTTCCACATCTTCTCAAGCAAACTCTGCCGCTGGACAATGGGCAACTGCAGCCGGTAATCAAACCGGTATGTGGGGAG GATCTAACTGGGGTGATCCAAGAATCGACCATCGAGATCCTCGTGATCTTCGTTCAGTTGATCCTAGAGAGATGCGAGATCCCCGTGATCATAGAATGTCTTTGGATCCTCGAGAACATATGCGCGTAATGGATCCAATGGCTCGAGATCCTAGAATGACAGATATGCGCGGAGATCCACGTGGGATTTCTGGTAGATTAAATGGTGCCAATGCAGATGCAATGTGGGGACAGCCGCCAGGTCCACCACATCATCAAATGGGACATCAACATCCTTCAGGACCTCCAGCAAAAATGTTAAATCCTTCTAATATAAATCAGTGGACAGCGCCGCCACCAAAGGATATAATGCCAGGGAAACCTTCAGGTTGGGAAGAGCCATCTCCACCAACACAAAGAAGAAACGTTCCAAACTATGATGATGGCACCAGTTTATGGGGAAATCCTACTCCTAACCAGAGGACCATACCCGGCAGTAAAGTTTCTCATTGGAAAGATCTTCCAACACCGAATTTAGGAAGAGCAGCAG GAATGCAATGCCCTCCCGGCATGCCACAGAACAGAATGCCAGGTCAACCTGGAATGAAACCAGATGTTAGTGGACCAATGTGGGGGCACCCTGGTGCTCCTGGTGGACGAAACGGTAGTTGGGCGGAAGGACCACATGACGCAGGTTCATGGGAAGACCCAAAAACACCAAGTACTTGGAACGAAGCTCAGATAAATCCTGGAACTTGGGGTGGACCTAGTGCGCACAAACCTAAACCAATGGGACCCGCTGGAAGCTGGGGTGATACTGATATGGATTCTACCCCTGGTTGGGGCCATCCTATGAAACCAACACTTACAAAAGAAGTTATATGGAACAGTAGAGAATTTCGGTACCTTTGTGACATGGGTTTTAAA AAAGAAGATGTTGAATTAGCGTTGAGAAATCGCGAAATGAATAGagaggaggcattggaactacTGAGTCAAGTGCGGCCTTTAGATCAATGGAGAAGACACGAGGCACACTCCACTTATGATCCAACGAATCAACCCGCAACTGCGTCAGCATATCCAAGATTTAATCACGTCGGACAGCAAATGTCTTTTCCTCAG TTACAGGGTACTGGAGTGCCAAGTGGAAATGCAACTGGCAGTGTAGGAGGATCAGTTGCCAGTGCAAGTTTATTGAAGttacaacaacagcagcaacaaacTGCAGTTCCATTGCAGCAACAACAATCTAGCAGCAATGCGCCACAACCACCTTTCAATCAG GCTTCCAGAGCTCCTCAGAATCCACCTAGTGCTCAACAACTACGTTTGTTAGTACAACAGATTCAGCTAGCCGTCCAGGAAGGTTACTTAAACCATCAAATTTTAAATCAACCACTTGCACCTCAAACTCTAATACTCTTGAATCAATTATTACAACAAATCAAAGTTCTACAGCAGCTTCATCAACAACATACAGTGCAAAGTGCAGTGAAGGGTAATGGCCAATCTGTTCTTCAGATCAGTGTACAAATTACGAAAACAAAGCAGCAAATTGCAAATCTTCAAAATCAAATTGCCGTGCAACAAGCTACTTATATgaagcaacagcaacaacagcagcagcagcagcagcagcaacaacatccTGTGCCACCATCTCAAAGTTCAGAATATTATAAGAACTCCGTACATGATCCTATGTCAGCTTTACAAAATAGCTTTACTGACTTAACAATGAACAAGGAACCTCCTGTT AGTCAGCAACAGTCAAGACTAAACCAATGGAAGTTACCTTCTTTGGACAAGGACGGAGAGTTAGTTTCGAACGAGTTCTCAAGAGCACCAGGAACAACCAGTAAGCCAGCAGCTACACCGGCTGGTTTAACGCGATCACACAGTAGTCCTAACATGAATCCTTTGTTGGGTCAAGGAGATGGAACATGGTCCACCAGACTTGGAGAGAGTGGATGGCCAGACGCAGGTAACACCGATTCAACTGACGGAAAGGATTGGCAGCCAAGTGGTGCAGCTGCTGGTGCTGCTGCTTTCACCGATCTTGTACCTGAATTTGAGCCTGGCAAGCCATGGAAG gGTACCCAGATGAAGAGCATCGAGGATGATCCAAGTATTACTCCGGGTTCTATCGTCCGTTCACCACTTTCTTTAGCAACGATCAAAGATCCAGATACTATTTTCTCTTCAAGTAGTAAGACTTCACCGCCACCGCAACAACCTACCAATCTCGATACATCCATACCAAGTTTAAGTAATTCTACATGGACATTCAATCCACCTGCCACTACTCCAAACGTATTCACGAG TTCGAAGAATACTTGGGGCGAATCTGCACCACCTCCGACTGCGGTTACTTCGGAGCTCTGGGGAGCACCAATGAGTAAGGTTCGTGGTCCTCCCCCAGGCTTAGCTAGTAAAGTCACGGGAAATACGAGCAATGGCTGGGCAGGTTTTGGCACTGTCGGCAGATCCAGTTCATGGGGCTTCCAATCAAGCACAAATGCTGCCTGGGTTTCTACCTGGTTACTACTTAAGAATCTGACGCCTCAGATCGATGGTTCTACTTTGAAAACTCTCTGCATGCAACACGGTCCTGTTCAAGACTTCCGATTATACCTTAATCATGGAATTGCTTTAACCAAATATTCGTCAAGAGATGAGGCTATTAAG GCACAAGGTGCTCTGAACAATTGCGTCCTGGGCAACACAACAATTTTCGCAGAATCGCCAGCTGATACTGATGTAGTACATAGCTTGTTGCAACAACTTAGTCATGGAGGTCAACAGCAAGCAGGAACGACAACAGGGGCAGGCTGGGGCATGCGACCATCAAACAAAACTGGTCTACCACCGGACACTTGGGGCGGTAGTTCCAGTCAACTATGGGGTGCACCACCAAGCAGCAATTCCCTTTGGAGCAACGCTGGTATCGACAGCAACGATCAACAACGTGCTACGCCTAGTTCTCTGAACTCGTACTTACCCGGAGATCTTCTGGGAGGTGAGTCGATGTAG